The proteins below come from a single Planctomycetaceae bacterium genomic window:
- a CDS encoding DUF2309 domain-containing protein, giving the protein MSTASIADHVKNAGSGFVGEQPDLRQIMKRVTPLLPTQGPIEVFVYLNPLEAFEGMPFHDGVLAAQRVYGGNPYFPESKYRELLTAGRITTADLEAVLREELGEQDDDRIDALGTRLQLRMAMLRHPLHVGPDAELKWVVAETDALDRFRHEVPVRVRERTLADTREWFTERLTGAAEDPSCSDEQFRELTDDMFSRYGRRLSRWRERRWEAVSLQLLWRVCRQGVEDVSAGHPPQERLLTPREILLKATGEDINRYVHDVLIRLCGAFLDQGYADWKMPHRDRGLYHAFLSLYSQHRSVPEQWTRDLRDELLTLQRENTSAEESIEESLDILGVAAADREEFITQTLLSLRGWAGMIWQLENAPGWVVRPAPKGSIVDYLAIQLILERQAIAYIGREVLGVSGPISRVVAEAAALIPEPRPLNVERRAFLLFQVGQMLGWQPRVLLSLTRQQWAQLVSEFENFSALERRRVFHEAYERRYRVAALDAFEIHSRRRRRLREKSTADTFQPPTFQIMTCIDDREESFRRHIEEVAPECETFAAAGFFAVAMNYKGATDSFYKPLCPVVIDPVHYVQEDVGYTFEGMHHSRAQLRNRLGWATYLFHTRSRTFIGGVFTGIAGSLATVPLVARVLFPHLTSRIRSRVGALLKPPPVTRLQLLRHQETPGPNNGHVGYTLQEMAGIVERLLQDIGLIETEKFSRLFVVCGHGSSSLNNPHESAYCCGACAGKRGGPNARAFAEMANDWRVRAMLDERGLHIPEDTVFVGAYHNTCDDSVVYYDLDRLPASHRTDFEVARTAIDDARRRNAHERCRRFVSAPLTLTADEALRHVESRSQDLAQVRPEYDHATNALCIVGRREWTRGLFLDRRAFLSSYDPGQDDEQSSILLRILAAAIPVCSGINLQFYFSTVDNVRYGAGSKLPHNLASLLGVMEGSSSDLRTGVYAQVTEIHEPLRLLFVIETTTQAMLSIMDRNAVIGRLCRGGWVQLAVIDAETSTIELFRNGRFEPYEASTDQLGEAVSSLECYAGSRGHLRFQSIEETEVE; this is encoded by the coding sequence GTGTCGACAGCTTCCATCGCAGATCATGTTAAGAACGCCGGCTCGGGTTTCGTCGGCGAGCAGCCGGATCTTCGGCAGATCATGAAGCGCGTGACGCCGCTGCTGCCCACGCAGGGGCCGATCGAGGTCTTCGTCTATCTGAACCCACTGGAGGCGTTCGAAGGCATGCCGTTTCATGACGGCGTGCTGGCTGCGCAGCGCGTTTACGGAGGAAACCCGTACTTTCCGGAATCCAAATATCGCGAGCTGCTGACAGCCGGTCGCATCACCACCGCCGATCTGGAAGCCGTCTTGCGGGAAGAGCTTGGTGAGCAGGATGACGACCGGATCGACGCTCTGGGAACACGTCTGCAGCTTCGGATGGCGATGCTGCGGCATCCGCTGCATGTGGGTCCGGACGCGGAGCTGAAGTGGGTCGTCGCGGAAACGGATGCGCTGGATCGCTTCCGTCATGAAGTACCCGTTCGCGTGCGGGAAAGAACGCTCGCCGACACTCGCGAATGGTTTACGGAACGGCTGACCGGCGCGGCGGAAGATCCGTCGTGTTCGGACGAGCAGTTCCGCGAATTGACGGACGACATGTTCAGCCGCTACGGACGTCGCCTCAGTCGCTGGCGCGAGCGGCGCTGGGAAGCGGTTTCTCTGCAGTTGCTGTGGCGAGTCTGCCGGCAGGGCGTCGAAGACGTTTCGGCCGGTCATCCGCCGCAGGAACGGCTTCTGACGCCGCGGGAAATCCTGCTGAAGGCCACCGGTGAAGACATCAACCGCTACGTTCATGATGTTCTGATCCGGCTTTGCGGTGCGTTTCTGGATCAGGGGTACGCGGACTGGAAGATGCCCCATCGCGACCGGGGGCTGTATCACGCGTTCCTGTCGCTGTATTCCCAGCATCGCAGCGTCCCGGAGCAATGGACTCGCGACCTGCGGGATGAACTGTTGACGCTTCAAAGGGAAAACACGTCGGCGGAAGAATCAATCGAAGAGTCGCTGGACATTCTGGGCGTGGCCGCGGCGGATCGCGAAGAGTTCATCACACAAACGCTGCTGTCGCTGCGCGGCTGGGCGGGAATGATCTGGCAGCTTGAGAATGCTCCCGGATGGGTGGTGCGTCCGGCTCCAAAGGGATCCATCGTCGACTACCTGGCGATCCAGTTGATCCTGGAACGGCAGGCGATCGCGTATATCGGCCGGGAAGTTCTGGGAGTGTCCGGTCCGATCAGCAGAGTGGTCGCAGAGGCCGCCGCACTGATTCCGGAGCCTCGACCGCTGAACGTCGAGCGCCGCGCGTTTCTGCTGTTTCAGGTGGGACAAATGCTGGGCTGGCAGCCGCGAGTGCTGCTGTCTCTGACTCGGCAACAGTGGGCGCAACTGGTCAGTGAGTTCGAGAACTTCTCTGCGCTGGAACGTCGCCGGGTGTTCCATGAAGCCTACGAACGGCGGTACCGCGTGGCGGCTCTGGATGCCTTCGAAATCCACTCCCGTCGCCGCCGGCGACTGAGAGAAAAAAGCACAGCGGACACGTTTCAGCCGCCGACGTTTCAGATCATGACCTGCATCGATGACCGTGAAGAGTCGTTCCGCAGGCATATTGAAGAAGTGGCGCCGGAATGTGAGACGTTCGCCGCCGCCGGATTCTTTGCCGTGGCGATGAACTACAAGGGAGCCACGGACAGCTTCTATAAGCCTCTTTGTCCCGTCGTTATCGACCCGGTGCATTATGTTCAGGAGGACGTGGGTTACACGTTCGAAGGCATGCATCACAGCCGCGCTCAGCTTCGAAACCGGCTGGGGTGGGCGACGTATCTGTTCCACACTCGCAGCCGCACGTTTATCGGCGGCGTGTTTACGGGAATCGCCGGTTCACTGGCGACCGTGCCACTCGTCGCGCGAGTTCTGTTTCCGCACCTGACCTCCAGAATTCGCAGCCGTGTCGGAGCACTGCTGAAACCGCCGCCGGTGACTCGGCTGCAGTTGCTGCGGCATCAGGAAACTCCCGGTCCGAACAATGGCCATGTCGGTTACACGCTGCAGGAAATGGCGGGCATCGTGGAACGCCTGCTGCAGGACATCGGCCTGATCGAAACGGAAAAATTCTCGCGACTGTTCGTTGTCTGCGGTCATGGTTCTTCCAGTCTGAACAACCCGCACGAATCCGCATACTGCTGCGGAGCCTGCGCCGGAAAACGGGGCGGTCCCAATGCCCGGGCATTCGCCGAAATGGCGAACGACTGGCGAGTCCGTGCGATGCTGGACGAACGCGGCCTGCACATTCCGGAAGACACGGTTTTCGTCGGGGCCTATCACAACACCTGTGACGATTCCGTCGTGTACTACGACCTTGACCGGCTGCCGGCGTCGCATCGCACGGACTTCGAAGTCGCGCGCACCGCGATCGACGACGCTCGCAGACGCAACGCTCACGAACGCTGCCGCCGGTTTGTTTCGGCACCGCTGACACTCACCGCCGACGAAGCGCTGAGACACGTGGAATCACGTTCTCAGGACCTGGCGCAGGTTCGCCCGGAATACGACCACGCTACCAACGCGCTGTGCATCGTCGGACGGCGGGAATGGACTCGCGGCCTGTTTCTGGACCGCCGCGCGTTCCTTTCGTCGTACGACCCCGGTCAGGACGATGAACAGTCCAGCATTCTGCTGCGGATTCTTGCCGCGGCGATACCCGTCTGTTCGGGCATCAACCTGCAGTTTTACTTTTCGACAGTGGACAACGTTCGTTACGGAGCCGGGTCAAAGCTGCCGCACAACCTGGCGTCACTGCTGGGTGTGATGGAAGGTTCGTCCAGCGACCTTCGCACCGGCGTCTATGCCCAGGTCACGGAGATTCACGAGCCACTGCGGCTGCTGTTCGTGATTGAAACGACCACTCAGGCCATGCTGTCCATCATGGATCGAAATGCCGTCATCGGCCGTCTGTGCCGAGGCGGCTGGGTCCAACTGGCGGTCATTGACGCCGAGACTTCCACAATTGAACTGTTCCGGAACGGCCGGTTCGAACCCTACGAAGCGTCGACGGACCAGCTGGGAGAAGCCGTTTCGTCGCTGGAATGCTACGCCGGTTCGCGCGGCCACTTGCGGTTTCAGTCCATCGAGGAAACGGAAGTCGAATAG
- the nuoB gene encoding NADH-quinone oxidoreductase subunit NuoB: MLRILNERRCQGHRTMSWPDGEAPKLPERFRGLPVIDSSKCPDGCRACADACPTDAITLNGSMKLDLGRCLFCTDCTDACPEGAIEYTQDFRLAARTREDLILDGQAFRIADALEEKSRKLFGRSLQLRQVSAGGCNGCEADINVLGTIVFDLSRFGIHVVASPRHADGLIITGPVTDNMKLALQKTYDAVPAPKIVVAVGACAISGGPFVDNPEQHNGADGIVPVDMYIPGCPPHPMTILDGLLRLLGRIEDGSRRT; the protein is encoded by the coding sequence ATGCTGAGAATTCTGAATGAACGTCGCTGCCAGGGCCATCGAACGATGTCATGGCCTGACGGCGAGGCACCAAAGTTGCCGGAGCGTTTTCGCGGGCTGCCGGTGATTGATTCGTCGAAATGTCCGGACGGCTGCCGAGCTTGCGCCGACGCGTGTCCCACGGACGCGATCACACTGAACGGTTCGATGAAACTGGATCTCGGCCGTTGCCTCTTCTGCACCGACTGCACCGACGCGTGTCCGGAAGGTGCGATCGAGTACACACAGGACTTTCGCCTTGCTGCGCGGACTCGGGAGGATCTGATTCTTGACGGCCAGGCTTTTCGAATCGCGGACGCTCTGGAAGAAAAGTCGCGAAAGCTGTTCGGGCGATCCCTTCAGCTCCGTCAGGTCAGCGCGGGCGGATGTAACGGCTGTGAAGCGGATATTAACGTGCTGGGGACGATCGTTTTTGACCTGAGTCGTTTTGGAATTCATGTCGTCGCGTCTCCCCGTCACGCCGACGGGCTGATCATAACCGGGCCGGTGACCGACAACATGAAGCTGGCTCTGCAAAAGACGTACGATGCCGTCCCTGCGCCGAAGATTGTGGTTGCCGTCGGAGCCTGTGCGATCAGCGGTGGTCCGTTCGTCGACAATCCGGAACAGCACAACGGCGCGGACGGAATCGTGCCCGTCGACATGTACATTCCCGGTTGCCCGCCGCATCCTATGACAATTCTGGACGGCCTGCTGCGACTGCTCGGCCGGATTGAAGACGGCTCACGGCGGACGTGA
- a CDS encoding NADH-quinone oxidoreductase subunit C: MTQVAEQLTTTNCCPVPLADVPVLPVDDFAEQLSDELRGNASGLSALFGVPGSGQSVRLYAVTNHRVAGRVSVFATDVNDSYPSFTPRTPQAHWFEREIAEQWGIVPEGHPWLKPIRFHRSYVDGRDAWGRTSDDEILPCVQPAGTDYFRVLGDEIHEVAVGPVHAGVIEPGHFRFQCHGENVFSLEIELGFQHRGIERQLIGGPDKRSLHFMETLSGDTSVGHGTAYCQLLEGLASVEPPLKSHAIRAIGLELERLANHTGDLGALALDVGFLPTASFCGRLRGDWLNASALICGNRFGRSLVLPGGVRFDIDTAMRDELQNRTETAFRDLTGAANLLWSTTSVMARFEDCGRVPREVADDLGLVGMAGRACGIDRDARRDFPSGMYRFHQVPVSTWHTGDVFARAYVRWLEVQRSVRFIQDQLRALPDTATKTDVGSLQPDSLTVSLNEGWRGEICHVAITDSDGRFAHYKIVDPSFHNWIGLAMALRNQEISDFPVNNKSFNLSYCGHDL, encoded by the coding sequence ATGACACAAGTTGCGGAACAGCTCACAACAACGAACTGCTGTCCGGTACCGCTGGCCGACGTGCCGGTGCTGCCCGTCGACGATTTTGCCGAGCAGCTGAGCGACGAGCTTCGCGGAAATGCCAGCGGTCTGTCGGCTCTGTTCGGAGTCCCGGGTTCCGGCCAGTCGGTGCGTCTGTATGCGGTGACGAATCATCGAGTCGCCGGGCGAGTTTCCGTGTTTGCAACGGACGTGAACGACAGCTACCCGTCATTCACCCCGCGAACCCCGCAGGCTCACTGGTTCGAACGGGAAATCGCCGAACAGTGGGGAATTGTGCCGGAGGGGCATCCGTGGCTGAAGCCCATTCGGTTTCATCGATCGTATGTCGACGGCCGTGACGCGTGGGGCCGAACGTCCGACGACGAAATTCTGCCCTGTGTTCAGCCAGCCGGTACGGACTACTTCCGAGTGCTGGGGGACGAAATCCACGAAGTTGCCGTCGGTCCGGTGCATGCCGGCGTCATCGAACCCGGCCACTTCCGATTCCAGTGCCACGGAGAAAACGTGTTTTCGCTGGAGATCGAACTGGGTTTTCAGCACCGCGGCATCGAACGGCAGTTGATCGGCGGCCCGGACAAACGTTCGCTGCATTTCATGGAGACACTGTCCGGCGACACGTCCGTCGGACATGGCACGGCCTATTGCCAGTTGCTGGAAGGCCTGGCATCGGTTGAACCGCCGCTGAAATCCCACGCGATTCGGGCGATCGGCCTGGAGCTGGAACGTCTGGCCAATCATACGGGAGACCTGGGCGCTCTCGCTTTGGACGTGGGGTTCCTGCCGACCGCTTCGTTCTGCGGGCGGCTTCGCGGCGACTGGCTGAACGCGTCGGCTCTGATTTGCGGCAACCGGTTCGGGCGGTCCCTGGTTCTGCCTGGCGGCGTGCGATTCGACATCGACACGGCGATGCGCGACGAACTTCAAAACCGTACGGAAACCGCTTTTCGGGATCTCACAGGCGCGGCCAACCTGCTGTGGAGCACCACCAGCGTGATGGCCCGATTCGAAGACTGTGGCAGAGTGCCGCGGGAAGTCGCCGACGACCTGGGCCTGGTCGGAATGGCGGGCCGGGCCTGTGGAATCGACCGCGACGCGCGACGGGATTTTCCATCGGGAATGTACCGATTTCATCAGGTGCCGGTTTCCACCTGGCACACCGGCGACGTGTTCGCTCGCGCCTATGTGCGGTGGCTGGAAGTGCAGCGTTCGGTGAGATTCATTCAGGATCAGCTTCGCGCGCTGCCCGACACGGCGACAAAGACCGACGTTGGATCGCTGCAGCCGGATTCGCTCACGGTGTCGCTGAATGAAGGCTGGCGCGGGGAAATCTGTCACGTCGCCATCACCGACAGCGACGGGCGCTTCGCTCACTACAAGATTGTTGACCCCAGCTTCCACAACTGGATCGGTCTGGCGATGGCGCTTCGGAACCAGGAGATCTCCGACTTTCCGGTCAACAACAAGAGCTTCAATCTGAGCTACTGCGGACACGATCTGTAA
- a CDS encoding PTS sugar transporter subunit IIA, with the protein MELALKQVADFFGVSENRIIKWIKSENLPSDLVADQYRFHRAELLEWAAFHGYPFSPAIYAAESDDLTPAGTHVSDALQSGGVLENVSGSSLREVLKVALNGLPLPATMSPDVLIELFLSRETVGSSAVGNGIAIPHPREPVLLNVPAAVMRLCYLSQPLSMSTPDNRPVTTLFVLICPTAHEHLQMLSRLGALLRVDTVQEALQKRQTGEPLFRILRDAGSRFHEAQQLTSEAN; encoded by the coding sequence ATGGAGCTGGCGCTGAAACAGGTTGCCGATTTCTTCGGTGTCTCCGAGAACCGCATCATCAAGTGGATCAAGAGCGAAAACCTGCCGTCAGATCTGGTCGCTGACCAATATCGATTTCATCGTGCCGAGCTGCTCGAATGGGCGGCGTTCCACGGATATCCGTTTTCTCCCGCGATCTATGCCGCGGAGAGCGACGATCTGACACCTGCCGGAACGCATGTGTCGGATGCCCTGCAGAGTGGTGGAGTGCTGGAGAACGTGTCCGGAAGTTCCCTTCGCGAAGTTCTGAAGGTCGCCCTGAACGGACTTCCGCTTCCCGCGACGATGAGTCCGGATGTCCTGATCGAACTCTTTCTTTCGCGGGAAACGGTTGGCAGTTCGGCGGTCGGCAATGGAATAGCCATCCCGCATCCTCGCGAACCGGTGCTGCTGAACGTTCCTGCCGCTGTTATGCGGTTGTGCTACCTGAGCCAGCCGCTCAGCATGTCCACGCCCGACAATCGTCCCGTCACAACCTTGTTCGTGCTGATCTGCCCGACGGCTCACGAGCACCTGCAGATGTTGTCTCGACTGGGAGCGCTGTTGCGCGTGGACACCGTTCAGGAAGCACTGCAAAAGCGGCAGACAGGAGAACCGCTGTTCAGAATCCTCCGCGACGCGGGCAGCAGGTTTCACGAAGCTCAGCAGTTGACCAGCGAGGCAAACTAA